One Candidatus Peregrinibacteria bacterium DNA segment encodes these proteins:
- a CDS encoding sigma-70 family RNA polymerase sigma factor → MSDSAGKWPEEASLEIGSATKKGRDTNDSVTGGGYDYDAIANDELPPNRHDLLEAINLGDAVLKQKARSKPRSEEGNEEQSLIGKLLKAAERFPNLTREQEQDLGKLSLEGENDDIKAAARLKLVQHNIRLVISVAKKECWRAPHLPFADLVQEGFFGLMRAAEKFEYHRGVRFSTYAVWWVKQAVKRGISGQSHLIHRSIDAVKDTNKIMMTIRAMTNELNRDPTPKEIAARLNIKITKVRELLLISLHPLSFETPIGKDSKNTLGNYISNNGAEVVECPTDNNQLRARLNDVLADLRPREEKIMRLRFGLPCEGYPKLRAPMSFEEISKEFGLTRERIRQIEAQALGKLRHPTRKRQLKDFTE, encoded by the coding sequence ATGTCTGACTCTGCTGGGAAATGGCCTGAAGAAGCTAGTCTTGAAATTGGCTCGGCGACGAAAAAAGGCCGAGATACTAATGACTCAGTAACTGGTGGTGGTTACGATTATGACGCTATTGCAAATGATGAGCTGCCACCGAATCGGCATGACCTATTGGAGGCTATAAACCTAGGGGATGCTGTTTTAAAGCAAAAAGCCAGATCAAAACCAAGAAGTGAAGAAGGTAATGAAGAGCAAAGTTTGATTGGCAAACTACTTAAAGCCGCCGAAAGATTTCCCAATCTCACAAGGGAGCAAGAGCAAGATCTCGGCAAATTATCTTTAGAAGGCGAAAATGATGATATAAAAGCCGCTGCTCGACTTAAACTTGTACAACATAACATACGACTGGTTATATCTGTTGCAAAAAAAGAATGTTGGCGAGCACCCCACCTCCCATTTGCAGATTTAGTCCAGGAGGGCTTCTTTGGGCTTATGCGTGCGGCCGAAAAATTTGAATATCATCGTGGAGTTAGATTTTCCACCTATGCTGTATGGTGGGTAAAGCAAGCGGTAAAGAGAGGAATATCCGGACAGTCTCATCTAATTCACCGAAGTATAGATGCCGTAAAAGATACAAATAAAATCATGATGACTATAAGAGCAATGACGAATGAGCTCAATCGTGACCCAACACCCAAAGAGATTGCAGCGCGGCTAAATATTAAAATAACAAAGGTAAGAGAGCTTCTACTGATAAGCCTACACCCACTCTCATTTGAAACGCCTATTGGAAAAGATAGTAAGAATACACTTGGAAATTATATTTCTAATAATGGGGCTGAAGTTGTTGAATGTCCCACTGATAACAATCAATTAAGGGCACGACTAAATGATGTACTCGCTGACCTGCGTCCACGTGAAGAAAAAATAATGAGATTGCGATTTGGATTACCATGCGAAGGATATCCGAAGCTACGCGCCCCAATGTCATTTGAAGAAATTAGTAAAGAATTTGGCCTCACCCGTGAACGCATTAGGCAGATCGAAGCTCAAGCTCTTGGCAAATTGCGGCACCCAACTAGGAAACGCCAACTAAAAGATTTCACAGAGTAA